A single Mangifera indica cultivar Alphonso chromosome 20, CATAS_Mindica_2.1, whole genome shotgun sequence DNA region contains:
- the LOC123203896 gene encoding B3 domain-containing protein Os03g0120900-like, with translation MDFGSNKEGFAEEDQIQMGKAAKLQFSYSSSSSPSSSSSHHHYRTQQLPLSSSSKSRWEAHHQMGSWLGPSDQEEAVSAKLDLMETSQTNTDEDVRNSASVSIEKEHMFDKVVTPSDVGKLNRLVIPKQHAEKYFPLDSSTNEKGLLLNFEDRNGKPWRFRYSYWNSSQSYVMTKGWSRFVKDKKLDAGDIVSFQRGVGELGKDRLYIDWRRRPDAGAEPPPTFPLQHHHHHLSFHRSIPWSPLLMRPPVPGMPRDHSNLPQINNYFNRNSYYNGGYGSGNVANTCSMGSILYLRSQPALVNPQLHMGKVEWQQQHDKMVFDSVPVVQGKAAAKRLRLFGVNMECPLTEADECDILSSTAMTIQKSSSSSQSSPQLRLYKGTPIQTAPSLPAAPIDFLNKGKASMSFDSTSSI, from the coding sequence aTGGATTTTGGGTCAAACAAAGAAGGGTTTGCTGAAGAAGATCAGATTCAGATGGGTAAAGCAGCTAAACTTCAGTTCTCatactcttcttcttcctctccatcatcttcatcttctcacCATCACTACAGAACCCAGCAGCTTCCTCTTAGCAGCAGCAGCAAAAGTAGATGGGAAGCTCACCACCAAATGGGTTCTTGGTTGGGCCCATCCGATCAAGAAGAAGCCGTATCTGCAAAGCTTGATCTCATGGAAACATCGCAAACAAACACGGATGAAGATGTGAGAAATAGTGCAAGTGTTAGCATCGAGAAGGAGCACATGTTCGATAAAGTTGTCACTCCAAGTGATGTGGGTAAGCTAAATCGTTTAGTCATCCCAAAACAACATGCTGAAAAGTATTTTCCTTTGGATTCCTCCACAAATGAGAAGGGTTTACTCTTGAATTTCGAGGATCGAAATGGAAAACCATGGAGATTTCGCTACTCTTACTGGAACAGCAGCCAAAGCTACGTTATGACAAAAGGTTGGAGCCGTTTTGTGAAGGATAAAAAACTTGATGCCGGAGATATAGTGTCGTTTCAACGCGGCGTTGGCGAGTTGGGTAAAGACCGTCTTTATATTGACTGGAGGCGAAGACCAGATGCGGGGGCTGAACCGCCACCTACGTTTCCTCTTCAACACCACCACCATCACTTGTCATTTCACCGCTCTATTCCTTGGAGCCCTTTACTAATGAGGCCTCCAGTCCCTGGGATGCCAAGGGACCACTCAAACTTGCCACAAATCAATAATTACTTCAATCGGAATTCTTATTATAATGGTGGTTATGGCAGTGGTAATGTTGCAAACACATGTTCAATGGGGTCAATTCTCTACTTGAGATCCCAACCAGCTCTTGTAAACCCACAATTACACATGGGAAAGGTGGAGTGGCAACAACAGCATGATAAAATGGTGTTTGATTCGGTGCCGGTGGTCCAAGGGAAGGCGGCAGCCAAGAGGTTGAGACTCTTTGGGGTAAACATGGAGTGTCCCTTGACGGAGGCAGATGAGTGTGACATATTGTCTTCAACCGCAATGACAATTCAGAagtcttcttcatcatcacaaTCTTCTCCCCAATTAAGGCTTTACAAAGGCACCCCAATTCAAACAGCACCCAGCTTGCCAGCAGCTCCTATAGACTTTCTCAACAAGGGGAAAGCCTCCATGTCTTTTGATTCTACATCTTCAATCTAA
- the LOC123204129 gene encoding mitochondrial import inner membrane translocase subunit Tim13-like, which translates to MDSFSSPSGSSSPQFSSGDFMEKFKTQLAQAYAQEFLETVTGKCFEKCITKPGSSLSGSESSCVSRCVDRYIEATGIIGRALFNAPR; encoded by the exons ATGGATTCGTTTTCGTCGCCGAGTGGATCATCGTCGCCTCAATTCTCCTCCGGGGATTTCATGGAAAAGTTCAAAACTCAGCTTGCTCAGGCTTACGCTCAAGAGTTCCTTGAG ACTGTAACAGGCAAGTGCTTTGAGAAGTGTATTACTAAGCCAGGATCAAGCTTGAGTGGCAGTGAGAGTAGTTGCGTTTCTAGGTGTGTGGATCGCTACATTGAGGCTACAGGTATCATTGGCAGAGCTCTGTTTAATGCACCCCgctaa